The genomic stretch GGGATGGAGAATGAAGAACTCTCCGAGTCGAATTGCAGAGGTCCTGTGTTGAGTCAGGAGGTGGCACTggtgccttctcccagggatggaggtgtcctgccctgcctgcagcgaGGGTGGCTTCCCTCCAGCCTCCAGCTCCccgggaggagggggcagctctTCGCAAGCCTGTGTTTTCACTTCTGCTTCATGTGATGAGCCGTTCtcaatttctgcttttccaaaatgAGCAAAATGGCCTGATGCGAGACGAGGACTTCCTTCCCTTGGCACGCTCTTGCTGCCTCTGCTCGTGCCATCAGGGTACGGAGCTGATTTTGTGCTGGTCCTGTTGGGCTTTACTGGGGTGTCAGGAGAGGAGGATCGTAGGGCAAGATAAGAGATGAGAGGAGTACAAGAAAGCTTttgtttaacacacacacacacacaaccccgaGGTAAAAATAGCCAAGGGAAAGCAGGAAAGAtaaaaatgtggctggaaaggcGAGCTGTGGCTCGTGTAGTCCTGAAACTCcttgaaaatggctttttaattcTGCAGTCACAAAGAGCTGCACGGAGCAGCACGTGAAAGAGAAACCCGTAGGTGTGTGGCTGCACTCGGGTATAATTATAACGCATAGAagacctttaaaaattaaaaaaaaaaaccagaatcacagaatggtcggggttggaagggacctctggagatcatctagtccaaccccctgccagagcaggtccacccagagcaggtcccacaggaacgtgtccaggtggggtttgaatgtctccagagacaagagactccaccacctctctgggcagcctcttccagggctctgccgccctcacaggaaagaagttcctcctcatgtttaggtggaacttcttatattcaagttcgTGTTTTCCAAGCTGAATAAAACCCTCGTGTTCCTGAAGGCATCTGGCTTGGGAAACTGTGTTTGCACTTCTGGGAAGGGCCTTGtgtcatagagtcacagaattgtctgggttggaagggacctttcagatcatcgagtgtCTCTgcgtgtttcttttttaatacaccCGTATGTCGCTTGCCCTTCTCCCCGGAGTGAGGGTTCGGGTTTTGCAGTCAGGCTCCTAATCGCCTCTTGTTCGTGATTGTTCTGTTCGGGTGTAAATGGGATTTTTGGGACCACGAACTCTGTCCTGCTGAGGTTCCCCACACACCCACACTCCTGCTTGGGGGGGAAGTAGAGGGGTGCTCACAGCCCCCTTTGCTCTTCGAAGTTGTGCACTATTTAGGGAAAATGAATGaaaccaggaaagctggggagggactctggatcagggaggggagccctaggaggagggggaagggtttgacactgaaagaggggagatggagatgagatgtggggaagaacttctttggtgtgagggtggtgagagcctggcccaggttgcccagagaagctgtggctgccccatccctggaggggttcaaggccgggttggagggggcttggagcaacctggtgtggtgggaggtgtccctgcccagggcagggggtggcactggatggtctctaaggtcccttccaacccaaaccattctgtgattctatgattctataaatatgcaaatacagCTGAAATAAGCCCCATATTGGTGCAGGAGCAAATTCTCATCTCTGATCCTACCCCACCAGCTAGAATTGTTTCCTCCTATGTGACTTAATTTACGTGTAGCTGTGAACCCAGGGTCTTTCAGTCCTGGTTTGAGGTTGTGCCCAGCCTCAGGGCTGTACTGGGAGAcggcagagctctgctggcccAGCTGGGATCCCGCTAGACTTCCACGTAGCATTTTATCATGAAGGGTATGAAGAAAGTGAAGTGTTTGACCCCGTATGGGTACCCAGGCTGCTTTAAATCAAGGCACGGCTACCTGATTCCCGTGGCAGCCATCCATTTTTAAGTAGGTGGCCCAGGAGCGAGCCCCAGTGCCCAGTTGCTCCGTCACTTGGTGCCCCTTTGCCAGTGGGTTTGAGCACAAGCGGCTgatcctcccttctcccctcacGCAGGTGGTCTTTCTGGAGAAGCGGGTGACGGAGCTGGAGAAGGACACGGCTGCTAACGGCGAGCAGCACAGCCGCCTCAAGCAGGAAAACCTGCAGCTCGTGCACAGGTAAGGGAGCCCGGCTTGTGCCGGGGCCAAAAATACACTTGGCATCGCCCGTGGTGCCTTTCCTTACTCCCTACGGGAAAGGAGGCAGCGGGAGAGGagaaacacagacagaaaatagCAGGAAagcttcccagctctgccctcgACGATCCGATCCCTCCCTGGCCGTGGTTAAATCCAGCCGGGGTCCAGGCTGCCTTCTCTGCACGAGGGCTGTGTGTGGGATCACAGCATCCTGCACATGGGATTTTCTGGCTCTCTGGCAAATTCCCAGCGGCTCAGGAAACTGTTTGCAGCTCAGGTGGGACAGATGGCCCACCTGCTGGCATCTCTCTCCTTTGCAATATTCTGCACACTATAATAGTGctttttaggtcttttttttttaatatcttggggtttttttatgcattGCCCATCCTCTGGATGTCCACCCTGAAAGGTCTCTGTGGAGCTCTGGAGCTCCAGGGGTTGGTTCAGAGGACCACAGGGAGGTCTCATGCACCTTGGAAAGCTTCCCATTCAAGGAGGAGAACACACTCACCCTCTATGGACTCTTTCTGGTCCTTATTTCACCCATTAAACCTGGGTGGGAGGCACAGCAGGGTCCCTGCTACCCATCTCTGCCCTCCCCACGTCCTGCTGTTTTCGGATCCTGGCTGGGGTGCAGCCCTTCGGATCCCATTTGATTTAATTGCCTTCTTTACTAATCTGGCAGGTTTCTCTCTTCCAGCAGCGTATTTACCCTCGGCAGATAAACCCAGCAGGAGTTTATCTATAGGGCTGTAAGTCCGTTAAGTAACAATCGTGTCAGGGAACCAACAAAGGCTCCTCTAAGCCCCGATAAACtttgcagctgggggggggggggggggaaatgttttCACTTTAGCGGCTTGGCCCAGAAGTGTCAGTCGGCTTTTAATCAAGTAAAGCCCCGAGTGTACTCGTTGCCGGTTGAAGAATGGGTAAATCTGGTGAAAAGCCTTCCACAGTTGTGTGATCCCCCGCCTCCTAACGAACCTCAGCTCTCCCACCGCTCCTgggctcggggctggggggggggtgttgactGAGCGCGGGGGCTTGGGCTACCTCTGCCCGTTCCAGAGGGCCAAACGCGGCCACTGTCAGTCTCGGGACCACGTGGGAATTGCTGTTATGCCGGCACGTGGAGAAAACTGACCTGCAGAATCCCATCTTTTAAGTCGGAAAAATGGGAGAGTGAAAAGGAGGAGGGTTGGGATGAGGTTCCCATTGAGTAGCTCGTTCTGGGTGATGCTGTGACCGTGACCCACGGGCTGTGGCTTCTTAAATTATTTACTGTGCTTCCTCACCTCGCCCCCTTGCTGGCCTCCCTCTTAAAAAGGGGTTTGATGCAGCCTGGAGACTTAAAATAAACTCGCCGAAGGCGATACCAGCGTGTACCGGCTGGGTTATTTCATTTGAGGGCCGTGTTGGTCGGCAGTAGTGTCCTTCGGGATTCCACGGGCCGTGGTGACTTCCCACTGCATCTGCTGGGACGAGGTGAAGCCTTTGTAGTCCTGCCACTTAAGACGGCGATGGAAGCAAACAGCTTGCCCTGTTTCATAATTTCCTTCTCCCAATTATTCTGTTGGGTGGGAGAAAGGCTGGGAAGAGGGTTTGATCCCTCCCTGGGGACGGCAGCGCGCCAGGGGCGAGCCATGAGGAGCGGGTtaatcctctctctctctctctccctttccgcAGAGCCAACGCTCTCGAGGAACAGCTGAAGGAGCAGGAGTTGAGGGCCGACCAAACGCTCCTGGAGGAAATCAAGaagcagagggagctgctgagcaaaatggagagggagaagagcaTTGAGATTGAGAACCTGCAGGccaggtggggctggggctggggcagggctgggtgggggCTCCTGGACCCACATGTACCCGCTGGAAGTCGTGTTGCTTTGCAACCGCAGCCTTTGGGGACACAAAGTGTGGTAGACAGTGAGTTTAACTTGCTTAACTAAAGTCATTATAAACCCTGAGTTTTGGCTACTTCTCCTACCTTTGTTCCTAAATCAAGCCCCTCCATGTACCCGCTCTCAGACTATTTGAATTTCCCCGATGCAGTTTAAATTTAGCTCAGTTTGTGACTGAAGAGGTGGTTTGTTCCCATGAATGACCCGTGGAAGTACGTTTCATGCTCAGATGTTTTCCACCTTCATGGGAACAGGCAAATGTCTGGGAAGGAAGAGCCGTCGGACAGGCAGTGTCCCGGACGTGGCGCTTCCAGAGGAGAAAGTGGAGTGGGAGAAGTTTCATTTATTTGACAGGGGTTTTTTGATGGGAtatttcttgctgcttctccAGAATGTATTTTCCTCTCGTTCAGCCCTTGCAGCAAATGACAGATGAAAGCAGTGGGGGATTTTACCAGGCTTGTAGCAGGACAGTTACAACGACAAATGGATGTCACTTTACCTGGGGAATGCAAAGCTGAGACCCTCTCTGAACCCTCTGCCTCTGCCCGGGCGATGTCTCTGCTTTTTGGTGCCTAGAGCTGAGGCTTGTCCATGGACTGATGAAGCCCTTGGCCTAAGGAGTAGCCTTGGACTGGCTGAGGAGGGATGACACTGGAGGGTGGACTCGCCAGAATTCGTATGGatgccccttttttttccccctgggagTAGAACTAGTGGAAGCTTTaggttttgctttgaaaaaataaatcactgctggCTTGCCTTCAGCGGGTCCTGGTTTAATAGCGATCTTCTTTTTAACCAAGTCTCCTCGCTTGGGGTGTTGGGGTGAGTTTCTCACGCGTCTCTCTGCCGTTgcaggctgcagcagctggatgaCGAGAACAGCGAGCTGAGATCCTGCGTCCCTTGTTTAAAAGCcaacattgagaggctggaggagGTGAGGGCCGTGTGTGCTCGGGGCGTTTCTGGGTTCTCCCTTGGCTGGAGCTGAAATTCGCATTTACGCGAAGGGCTTACGTGAGATTTGTTTAATGTAACAAACAAATCGGCTTCTTCTGCCTTTCAATCCCTGCAGAGCTCGCCCCAGACCAGAGCTATCCTGTACCGTTATCCGTGCAGATTCCCGGTGTTTGGCTTGGAAACTGGGATTAACAAACCCCTCAGTAAATGTCTCGGTGCTGGTGCAGCCTGTGGAAGCAGAGCCACGGGGGCGCAGCGGTGGCAGCCCTGTCCTGCCTGGTTAGGAGGGACTCGTGCCCTCTTGTGGAAGCTTGTCCCCATATCTGTGGCAGCGGGACAGTCCTCTgtaagggaggaagaggagcaggcaTGCTTCATCCCTGCGTCCTGCCCGGCCGGGTTCATCCTTGCTGGGATTTACGTGTTGAGTCTTCAAAGCGCTCCGTTATCTCCCAgatcctctcctccctctccctgctcaggATCTGAGGCCACTCAGGGCCGGGGTGAGAAGCTTCCCAGGGTGCCGCAGTCTCCGTGGGCCGGACAAGATCttcattttttggaaaaaatgtggGTTACAGGCGTAACATCTGGTACAGAGGCTgcgttttctttctcttcaagcTTGTGGCAGATGTGGGATTAAAATTTAAGTGAAATCAAACCTCTCTGTCCAGCTGAAGGCCCTCAAGTGTTTCATCCCGTGGAGCagagaaggcaaataaaatatgcatgtgcCGTTTGACGGCAGCACACGGCCTCACCCAGCAGCAACAGCTCATTGCCTGGGATAAGGAGCCACCATGGAGATGTTGCACCAGCCACTTTTgctgcaggagatgctcctcTAGGGCTAAGGATGAGGCTTTCTGAGTGAACGGCATGATACAGGTGCACGATTAGCATCGTGTACCCGACACGGAGCatttttatgccatttttatagcagccttccactatctgaagggagcctacaggagagccggagagggactctttgtcaggaaatgtagtgacaggacaagggataatggttttaaattggaagaggggagatttagattagatattaggaggaaattctttgaggaaattctgtgagggtggtgaggcactggaacaggttgcccagggaagttgtggatgccccatccctggaggtgttcaaggccaggctggatggggctttgagcaacctgctctagtggagatgtccctgcccatggcaggggggttggaacatgatgatctttaaggtcccttccaatccaaaccattctatgattctatgatccacttGCAGTCTTTCAGCTGCAGCTCCATCTCTACTTGACGTGGCCACCATGACGTGGTCCTCATCTGCCAAGACCTTGTAAACTCGGTGCATTGAGGCTGGGGGTGGGAAAACCACTGTGGATCTGAGGATAAACTTTCTGCCTGGGTGTGTTTCAGCCCCGGGAGATTGGTTTGGATCCTCAGTCTCTCTGTGGAGCAGTGCTGCTTTTCTCCACGGTTAATGGGATTAACGAGGAGCGAGAGGTGCAATCGCTGCCCTTCCCTGCCGAGGAGAGAAGCCCTGCTCGTGACCTCCCGTCCTGGAGATTGTCTGAAATCAGGATTTCACGGTcagcattgcatttatttttttttactggtgcAGTGCTTCTGGAGCTTTTGGAGCTGTGCTCCATGGACCAGGGCACCCCACACCCAACAGCTGGAGCTGCTCCTCGCCTCTTCGTGGCACGGACCATCCAGCACAGGCTTTGCTTGGTGGTAATTTTTGTCTTTCTGGAAGCCAAACCCTTCTTCACGGGGAGAGCCAGGCTGGAAACTGTGAGCTTGGGCAGGAATTGAACTGGTCGCAGGCAGCAGGATGCTGCTGAACAAGGAAGTGTCCTTGTCAGGGCTGTGTCACCACCCAGTGACAAGCTTCACCCTCCGTCTCAAATGTTGAACCAGGGCTTTGAGTATAGGAAGGGACAGAGTGGGAGAACTGGGCTTGTATGGTTTACATCCTGGCTTGAACTGGTCGTATTCCTTCTTGTGCCAATCCTTGATTAAATTCTTTGAAACAGAATGAGCATCCCCAGAGTGGTGTAAGATCTTGGATTCCTGGCTTTTCTGGAATTCAGACCGTAGGACCCTTATGGTTTCATGTCTCTCCTTGGCCAGTAGCCTCTGTGCTGGCCCCAGTCCTGCCCCAGCCGTGTCCCATGCCGGCACCGCACTGcccagaatcatcacagaatcacagagtggtttgagttggcagggaccttaaagcccacccagtgccaccccctgccctgggcagggacacctcccaccggaccaagttgctccaagccccctccaacccggccttgaacccctccagggatggggcagccacagcttctctgggcaacctgggccaggctctcaccaccctcacagcaaagaagttcttcctaaaaaCAAAACCTGCCCAAGCGCCGATATTTGCCCGTGTGCTTTTATTCTTGAGTCGTCTCTTATTCCCTCTCTCTTTAGCGGGGCTATTTTGGTGCGCGGCTCTTGCTGCTGCCAAAGCTTGAAGCTCCAAAGCCCTGAGACGGCAAACGCGATCCCAGCAGGCAGAGCATCCTCCTGCGTCAGCGAGAAGAACCTTCCCCGCCGTGCCCAGCGTGCGCCGTGTCCTTGAGCCGGCGGGGAAGAGCCCTGGCAGCCGCCGGATGACGACTCTCGCCTTTCGTGTCGTTACAGGAGAAGCAGAAGCTGCTGGATGAGATCGAGGACCTCACCGTGCAGCTGAcggaggagcaggagaaaaagaggaagatggGGGACAAGCTGAGTCAGGAGAGGCACCAGTTTCAGAAGGAGAAGGAGTCGACGCAGGAGGTAAGTAGAGCCCTTGCTGCCCTCCCTGTCCTGCTAGTCCCCCAGATTAGGGCTACGGGGGGAGGCTGGCCTCGGCAGCTTCTCCAAAAATAGATATAACTGGAGCATTTAGTCCTGCCTGGGCAGAGATTTAGCTCTATAACACCTAGTGCTTTTGCCTGCGTTAAAATTCAGCCGAGCGTGTCTGCGGCTGCAGACCCAGTGGGGCTgtgcccccccggcccctccccacGGGGCccctttctcttctgcattgAAGGAGCGGTGGCAGAAGCACGGTGACAATGACGCGTGGAGCCAGCAGGCGGGAGGAGAGGGCTGTGAAAGCTGCCACCTCCTGTGTGCTTGGGGGGCAGAaactcttccccccccagccccttccaggtGTCTGGCGTTGGTAATTCCGGCTGGAGGCTCGAGCAGGGCTTGCTGTTGGGGGAGAAAAGGAGCTTTGGGCCTCGAAGTGGAAATTATTGTCATTTTGATGATGCTGAGAGCACTCGGGTGAGGCGGGGATTCACAGTGTTGtggcaggagggacctgcctgAGGAGGTCCCCTCATTGCTGGGGGGTTGGTCTGCTCCTGCAGACCCAGAGTCAGCATCTTTGGTGCTCCATCAAAGTCCTTCCAGGGCTGCTCTCATGGATTTAAATAGCTCCCCCTCTCTGCTTGTTGGAcgttgggggggaggaaggggaagccaTGTGCACCCCCAAGAAAGGGTCTGTTAATCCTGCAATCCATGGAGTTGCCCCCAGCTGGGTGACAGCCCATCTGTCACACTCAGTTGTCCCCCTTCCCTTGTCCTTGCAGCTCATTGAGGACCTCAGGAAGCAGCTGGAGCACTTGCAGCTCTTCAAACTGGAAGCGGAGCAGCggagaggcaggagcagcagcatggGGCTCCAGGAGTACAACAGCAGGACACGGGAGACCGAGCTGGAGCAAGAGATCAAGCAGCTCAAGCAGGtacctggggctgggcagggagggagtcTTGGCTGCTCGGGTTGCAAAAAGGGGGTGCCGATTCCCTGACACCGAGGGGTGGCCAGCGGGGGCCTGGGGGCTCCCTCCTAAGGACCTGACCCTGGATCCAGCAGCCTCCTGCTTTCTTGCTCTCCTGTCCTGGGCCAGGAGAGGTTGGCTCCTTCCTTTGGAGGATGGCACGTACTCTCAAGAGTTCCTCTGTTGTATCCCCTGGATCTCCTCGGCGTATTCCATCTATCCCATGTTTCAGAGGTTCTCCAGGCTCTACTGAGACGGAGCCAGGAGACCTGGCTCCGGTGAGGGAGCTGCTGGTTGGGTCGAAAGCCCTTGCCCTCCCCGGCTGGGTCTGTTCTGAGGGCACCAGGAGCTTCAGCATCCTCTGGTTTGTCTTGTGAACAGGACAACAGGAACCTGAAGGAACAGAACGACGAGCTGAACGGACAGATCATTAACTTGAGCATCCAGGGAGCCAAGAACCTcttctcagcctccttctctgaATCTCTGGCAGCGGAGATCAGCTCGGTCTCCAGAGATGAGGTATGTGCTTGCCTCAAAACCCATCTTCCTGAGGTTGGGGGGGCATTTCCTCTCCTCTCAGCCACCCAAGGGCCTGGGAGAAGCTGATGTGGCCCTGTCTGTGCTACAGCTCGCTCCCAAAATTCCCTTGAAAGCTGTCCTGAGCGAAGAAATAGCCACACAACTATTTGAAGAACTTGCAGGAACTTATCCTGCCTGCCAGCCCTTCCTTCCTGGGAGCAGGGGAAGCCGCTGCCTCCCAGTTTGCTGATACTGGCAGCTCCGCTGTGCCTGCCCTGTGActgccttccccttcccgggACAGGCCAGCGAGCGCCGGGTGGGTCTCTTTGTAGTTGTCTTAAAACAGATCTTAAAGATCTTGGCTTCTCTGGCACGTGTTCTTCCTGCTCCCCACGGCTGTACCCCACATCCTGGTGTCAGAATTTCAGCCCCTGAGGAGTGTAATGGGAAAAGACACGTGTTTTGGGGATCAAAGGGAGATGCGATGCTCCCTGCTTTCTCCCATCTGGCTGAGAAATTGAGGAAGGAAAGGAGTGAGCAGGGCCGGCAGCTGAGGGCATCTCCTTATCTTCAGCCAGAGCCTGCccgaggagggaggaaggctgaggggagcccCAGAGATCCCAGTACTTATTCCTCCAGCAGCTGGTCATCTGATCCCTGGCAGTGATGCCAGGAAACACTTGTCCATGGGCTGTTCCCAGCCCATGCCAGAGTGAAGAAGGGGGGAAACCTCCGTGGGTGCACAGAGCCACGAaaaacaagggcaagtgtagggtgctgcacctggggaggaataaccccctgcaccaggacaggttggggctgacctgctggagagcagctctgaggaaaaagacctgggagtcctgttggacaacaggatgcccatgagccagcaatgggccctggtggccgtgaaggccaatggcatcctggggggcatcaagaagagcgtggccaacaggtggagggaggtcatcctgcccctctgctctgccctggggaggccccatctggagcactgggtccagttctgggccccccagttcaagaaggacagggaactgctggagagggtacagcagagggctatgaagatgatgaggagactagaacatctctctgctgaggagaggctgagggacttgggtctttttagtctggagaagactgaagtgGGAATCTGATCGATGTCTATAAATacccaaagggtgggtgtcaggaggatggggccagtctttattcagtggtgcccagtgacaggacaagagggaacgggcacaaactggaacacaggaagttccatctaaacacgaggaggaacttctttgctgtgagggtggcagagccctggaagaggctgcccggagaggtggtggagtctccgtctccggagacattcaaaacccgcctggacacgttcctgtgtgacctgct from Numenius arquata chromosome 14, bNumArq3.hap1.1, whole genome shotgun sequence encodes the following:
- the RAB11FIP3 gene encoding rab11 family-interacting protein 3 isoform X3; this translates as MGYTPEEEAPACPDEFDDFVTFEANEVTDSAYMGSESTYSECETFTDEDTSTLVHHEMHDEVETDSAIDSTVHSEFTDPIEEPEHGSRLVPGLPFRSHPHDLPLGSDLGHSIVTVISGEEHFEDYGEGNEADLFADGLCNGESSFNSSSFLSPSPNKRLSSKKVARQLHQTSALSVGVMEDSYRDTLECTEEDITDKVVFLEKRVTELEKDTAANGEQHSRLKQENLQLVHRANALEEQLKEQELRADQTLLEEIKKQRELLSKMEREKSIEIENLQARLQQLDDENSELRSCVPCLKANIERLEEEKQKLLDEIEDLTVQLTEEQEKKRKMGDKLSQERHQFQKEKESTQELIEDLRKQLEHLQLFKLEAEQRRGRSSSMGLQEYNSRTRETELEQEIKQLKQDNRNLKEQNDELNGQIINLSIQGAKNLFSASFSESLAAEISSVSRDELMEAIQKQEEINFRLQDYIDRIIVAIMETNPSILEVK